The following proteins are encoded in a genomic region of Micropterus dolomieu isolate WLL.071019.BEF.003 ecotype Adirondacks linkage group LG04, ASM2129224v1, whole genome shotgun sequence:
- the LOC123969915 gene encoding uncharacterized protein LOC123969915 — protein MTRSLDFLIEHRMQENDILDTNKYVFARPKSDSHIRRSDCLRKFANLCDAKHSATLTSTQLRKQIATLCQIMNLKDHELDQVAKFMGHDIRVHREYYRLTENTLQLAKMSKLLMAIECGTAVYKGKSLDEIDFELELALSNEPNQGNTSERILVEASTRQEQDELSRSQKQRLDPDVPQMRTTAQMRDLAHTQRLKSRGHPRLTEMSYPEVRSGDLIQTCHLMWTKAQMRDLAHTQRLKSRGHPRLTCLPI, from the exons ATGACAAGATCCTTGGATTTTCTCATTGAGCACAGGATGCAGGAAAATGACATTCTTGACACCAACAAATATGTGTTTGCAAGACCAAAGTCAGACTCCCATATAAGACGTTCCGACTGTCTGCGAAAATTTGCAAATCTGTGTGATGCAAAACATTCTGCGACCCTGACCTCCACTCAACTACGGAAGCAGATAGCAACTCTCTGTCAAATAATGAACCTAAAGGATCATGAGTTGGATCAGGTGGCAAAATTCATGGGACACGATATTCGTGTTCATAGAGAGTATTATCGCCTAACTGAGAACACACTTCAATTGGCAAAAATGAGCAAACTGCTTATGGCGATAGAATGtggaactgctgtctataaagGAAAATCTCTCGATGAGATTGACTTTGAATTAGAGC TTGCTTTGTCTAATGAACCCAACCAAGGGAACACTTCAGAGCGTATCCTGGTGGAGGCATCTACAAGGCAAGAACAAGATG AGCTATCCAGAAGTCAGAAGCAGAGACTTGATCCAGATGTGCCACAGATGCGGACCACGGCTCAGATG AGGGacctggcacacacacaaaggctaAAGTCAAGAGGTCATCCAAGACTGACAGAAATG AGCTATCCAGAAGTCAGAAGCGGAGACTTGATCCAGACGTGCCATCTGATGTGGACCAAGGCTCAGATG AGGGacctggcacacacacaaaggctaAAGTCAAGAGGTCATCCAAGACTGACTTGTTTGCCAATATAG